Below is a window of Rhipicephalus sanguineus isolate Rsan-2018 chromosome 9, BIME_Rsan_1.4, whole genome shotgun sequence DNA.
AGGGTAGATATGAAGCATGATCACGTGAACGAAGACGCACACACAAACATTCAAAAGCACATACTGGCAGTTTCTATGTGCAGTCGTAGTTTAAAATCAGTGCCCTGATACCAAATATGTTAATATGTACTATAGTGAGCAATATGAAGTGGATCACAAAATTCAAGTTTACTCAGTGATTACTTTCAACTGACTAATAAGAATGTGGCGTATTAAACTGGGTagttgagattaagaagtttgtaggtgtaacgtggcagcacaaagcacaggaccgggttgataggcggaacatgggagaggcctttgccctgcagtgggcgtagacaggctgattattattattattattattattattattattattattattattattattattattattattattaatctgcCAGAGATGCTTTTCCGCTTGAGCATTCATTGTCATCAAACATTTGCGATTGCCAACTGTGCTTATCCACTGTCACCTTCAATATGTAATTGTAATGTTGCTTCTTATGTTGCTGACTACTATACGTATCAAAACTGGTAGTAATATCGAGTCTGTTAGGTGCAAccgttttttttcttgtaacaAGATTTGAAATGATGGTAAGTTAGCTTAAGTTGCTTAAAGAAGTTTTAAAATGTTTAGGCGAACTCTATGACGACGCAGGAATGCCCGTTGCTGACAAGTGCACGGAGTAAGTGAGACTATTTTTCTGTGCTGCTGAATTGGTTGGTGctgaaggcccgtgtacttatgtttaggagcacgttaacgaacatcagatggtcaaaatttccggagccctcaactacggcgtctctcataacaaaagcatggttttgggacgttcaacgcCAACAGTTATTATCATGAATTTCTTCATTAGGCAAGATCAGTGAACCAACTTTTAATGTAAAGAATCTTCGCGAAAAATTCCAGTGAAAAAGTGGTGGATCGATCCGCACAAAATtggattagacagtttctaactttgtaTATGTTGAGTACTGCTATGTTCTCCCATCGCTAGGCACCCCCGAACTACAAAAAGACACCGCGTAAAATTCCCGTTTGCAGACCATGCTTGCAGTGCTTCCTAATGTTCCGCGTAAAATCTACATTTATTTTGTggcggttcatgacagcgataaggaGACTATTTGCTGTCACTGCTTGTGCTGAGGCGCGTCATCGCACAACCACCACCATCGTGGCTAGCCTGTCGGCTTTTAAGCAGCAGCACTTCCGGCCAAATGCTATGGTCGTTTTCACACGGAGCGTGAGAGAGCAATGCAATCGCGGCGTCCAAGGCCGCGCAAGCGAGCGCGTCACGTGGTATGTCTTTtcaaaatgcgaatgcatttcttagtcgggggttgtcctgcgtccctggccggcgtgcgcacaggtgttatctctccacgcgcgctccttctcgcccctagcaacagctgcgtcgcgcctagcaaccggagcaggtggtgagcggcggagggtaagggagaggaggagcgcgcaggcgtgtgatggcgctcgcatcgcggagcagcggagggtaagggagaggaggagtgtacccggtgagggcgctcgcatcgcggtgCTCGCTCGGTGGAGaaagagctcgggcgctcctcctctccgcgcttggacctatatatatcatgcagggagcgcgcgctttggtgtcttgatagaactttttgttgggctagttggtacatgcttactgaaaaaccaagaagacgcgtaccatcaagaaaaaaagtaaggacaggacagaaagggcgtcactcgcaactaactttattcccagaacatcagcgtcatgtataaccacagcgaccctgcgcgcgcacatcgcctcacaagctcgtcaaaaaacaCGCGATAACATGatcaactaatcgaaaaatgaatcgatgaaactaaattcacccccacgcagagcaacagatgtgtaactaacacagcattcttttttctttctaatatagtatgcttccataatttcacgcgctaagacatcgttactctttccaagaaaggaaacactggcaaaccgaGGCTCACACTTgtaggaaccacaatgcacaggcaaatgtgctgaaagtttatttttcaccgaaagttcgtgctccctaattctgtcgtttatgcaccggcctgtttggccgatatataccctgcCGCatctaagcgggatctcgtacaccacgccaaccgagcaggcgacaaagggccttgcgtgcctcttcccacacgggaagggcctcggtgcagaagaaattcgtgggcacaggctagccaacttgcggggcgccgagaacaccaagggtaccttgtacctgttggccacattcttaagtttgtgagcaaccttgtgcacatatggcataaccatggttTTTCagtttggtgtcttgatagcgatggaagtcggtgaagtcgaatctctcgcggcaacgataccactaggacgaagtgtaacacaatgcaactcgagcattacgcctctacgtgcacactctcgtctctcttcattaattaatcgcacattcatcgggtgcacccaaatgcattcgcatttcctcacgatccccttcggggaggtgcggctttttttttcttgtttatcacGAGTATATGTAGTAGGGagagaaaaacatggttgatccctccctcataggaatcggaataacacgaaagtaaagcgcgcccttacagaaatGACTgagtgtttactgtacattgatataagagtgttggcacaatgtatattgatgtctggcaactaatggcaccgtttaacgtgtatgcacccactttcatgattggtggtacatctccatcccgacgactaacgtccatgctaaatgattaaacaaacccttgtggtagctgtagtagtcagcggTGAAAGCTTAATCAAAGAAGGAGGTGCGATaggcagaagagcgtcgcatattggacgcagaacttagtcgccatcccgcggcatgttaaaatgtgattgaacgccacggccagactagagggaaacgcaaagcgcgtcgtgccgccccggtcgcccggccgcgacttttctcagggcgagcgcgcgagcggagaacgcggtgttacagccaggtgtggcaggtgcgcgtcgcaaagatatttttggtttggattaacgtgatgctatgagcgaggccgacgctttaaccacgcttgggccaatgtcgccacctcgcggtgtgttaaggcattgacaaaattgaacatcTATTGACAACGCAccgaataggacggacgtgtaacgcgttgcaggtgctaatcgcggaggccatagtaatgacgaattactttaccttaccgctcccagagggcaacaccaccccgccgaccgggagagtggtaggtataaaaggcgtgtttgtaaagcctctagactctgtgaccgtggcgcagtggatagcgtgcccggaatctgttgttgcggatcgagcggtcgtgggttcgatgcccggtgacggaatCTCTTCctttgccatgtgatcgtgtacctttttggacgtcatttccgtgatttccgtgacggaaatacctcattgaagtcttggtggaccccggcataaaacactttcgtgttaaaaaaccaaTTATTACTTCATAGAGAGTTATAAGCTATCTAATCGGACCTTTTTCAAACGGATCTagaactacctgattgaacctttCCGCCCAGCTTCGTTTATTTGAGaagtgtttatttatttttgctaataCGCAATTGGGCACAACAATAATTGTGTGAAACACTTTATGCAGTAATCAACAAGATTCATTTGATGACGTCGTCATACAATGCATCATcacatttttaaactctggctcgAGATCGCTAGGTTAACTTGAATACCGTGGTCACGATGAGGAAATACTGCAAGAAGTGCTAAAAAAGAGCCATTGTGAAGGCTAAAAAGGTAGAAGAGGTTAACCCGCCTAAGCTTATTTAACCAGCCAGTGCCCGCCTAactttattaggggcgaagctccttaaggcggcacccgttcgtccctcgtagtcgtagtcgtagtgcgtaaccagtcttacgctttgacctccaaggtcgtgccggtgggagatttttcctgtgcgttgttgaacaataaaaagttcgcagcgtgcgcgttaactaaaagccgaattcttctgtctctcattccccattagcagccattggcatgttccagtaggaaacgttagtagaagtagaagtgtaagtgttagctaaaagccgactcctgtctctcattcccattagcagccattgtttacctccaaggtagtgcctggtgagatttctcctgtgcgtgattaaacaataaaaattttgttcaaaacgccgttgattgatgaaataaaccaacgaaagacgccagatgttttgtaaaagcaaaacaaaagaacgccagatgtttctaaagcaaaaggaaaagacgccagctgcttaacgaaagacgccagatgttttctaaagcaatggttttctaaacaatgaaaattcacagcgtacatgtaaaattaaagtgagctgcaagtcgtcataactcatcgaacctttagtataaacgcgccccatctcacgtcggtgatgatgtactgggcagaattcacggaagattcacggtttaccgatgaacctccgcagcttcgcccactcatcatcattcactccgtggatatgctgtgatttttttattcatacGGTTATGTGGGGAAAGTGGCGTTGACGTGACAGCGGTTCCACCTCGGCACGTTATTTTTACGCTGTGCCGCGATCTGATTAGATGTGCGAACGAATGTATCGTGGATTTATAAATATGGGTGCGGCAGCATCACTTCATTGGCCCCTAGTTTTGGCAAGACGTATTGATAAGCATATTCGAGGTCATAAAACTCCTATGGAATGGCTTTTAGCTTTAAGTGGCTCCCTGAAGTTGCTTTCATTGACCCGAGCGCCGGCCGGCAATGTAATAACCACCTTGCTTCCCATGATGTGTGGGACTCGGACACGTCTAAGAAGCGCCGCATACTCTTGTTACAGTGCTCCCACGCTGTGCAAACCCTTTGGTGTATCGCAAGCTGATTGCTTTACGAGACCGATGCAATAATTCGCACCGGAGGGGAAGGCGGTGAACCAAAGGATAGGCGTACTCACCTGGAATATCACGCGGATTTCTTCTGCCGTGGGCGTACTGTCGCGCGGCGTAATGTCGGGGAGCGTAATGTCACCTGCATTCTTGGCGACGAATTCGGAGAAATTTATCATTCCGTCGCCATTCCTGTCTACCTCTGCGATCTCCATCTCGAGCTCCTCCTGGGTCAGGTTGAAGCCCAGTGCGCTCATCATGGCGCCCAGGTCCTCGGCGGTGATCTGGCCATCGCCGTCTTTGTCGTACCACTCGAATTCTCTGCGCAGCTTCGCCAGCTCCTCCTCCGAGAACTCCTCCGAGCCGTCAGTGCCAACAGCAACGTCTCGTCTGCTCGGCTCCGGCGCGGCGCCATTGCTCGTTCTTGTGCTGCCATGGGCGTCGAGGAGGTTTTTGATGGACCTGGAGAAGCGGGCTTTCTTCGCCGGCGGTTCCATTCCAGTGCTCGGCATTGGCGCTTCTTCAGGCTGGTGTGTTGGCGGGGAGCGCTCCATGGCCGTGACTTGCGCTCCGCCGCCACTCCCACCGCAGCTGGTTTACCTTTCGAACAGGGTCACACGCCGGGATGATGATTGTGATCTTGTTTTGTGCCATAGATCCGCTACCTGGGCAAACCAAGAATCTACGAATCCGGCACGATACATGAATGTACTAAGTACATCACGTTACGTGATAACTAAGTATTTAATATGatctttttaacagcggagcttctTAACCGACTGGCAGTCGTGCAGAGCGAAcaaaaaactattatcatcatcaacgggCATGAGCCATCTTCTTCTCCATCTCCGGAtacgctcctagaacacgtgcgccggtaTTTCCTGCGTGTGCTGCAGTACCTCTGATGAGCGAAAGAACGggtacgcagagagagagagggagagacaaagaaagtcatagaaagaaagaggcagccagaaataatgagacagagaaagaatagaaagagagagagggcaagggacagaaaaaaatgtggttgatccctctgatatagaaatcggtatagaacacgaaagtgaaacagttggcacataagcggaagtcttcgaaagactcgcgaccgggatacattgtccggagacactgcattgcacgcgccggagcatcgcgcaaatcacatGTGAACTGTTCGCAAACGGTGCAGGCTaaaccgaacgggttgtcactgaatcgtttggtgaacttgtggtccgctgcagcgaagggtgcatgatttgcgggtcgtggaccatcctgtgggtgtgctgggcatcctgcgtcgtattgtcgagcggcgtcccgctggcgggtcgcttctGCGAAGatacgatcatttcggtcttggttcggtgtgtgtatggcagccagtaGGGTCGCGTTGCGGTCAatttctggaaagcgagaggcagagttctcagcttgagccgtgaacgcgcgaaggcctcccgctcccccctggcgtgtccatcgctgcaccaaattcacttgcgcgacgttagctcgccgacgtcgttgtctttcgacaGCGCTTAATaccgcagttctcgtagtcgctgccatcacactcgtatcaatagacagcggagaaacaccgtgggtgcatatggaagctgcactacgctgcacacgctagcacaacgcgaaagacgaagcacgtaactgaatcgtcaccgagtcaaatcagcgcgtatagcgcgtcgcaattgcagcctccgcgatcaacttcagaaacattttcagagctaattgcggaggccacgctccgctgtgctgagtagggcgaacgccacctaggtggcgttggtagtgcttcttgatgccagcgtcccttcgaatggtggcatcgaggcgtcgtagagttgagaccaccgaagcgttcactgtcggtgcgcggtagtgtcataatgcagtacttctcttttctgctcgtaggcggcggcaccgccccgagcaagagcgcagttacacggaggagtgttagatatataaggcgcgtgtGTGTAGCCCCCTGCAAACGCGTTTGTGGCGCAATGCCactactagatcaggtagcacattaaccaggtttacctgcaagaatgctcgaataatagggtgagaagcgtcgcggaaaaagaagtagcgagatacaatttgccacacgtacagatgtactagacctagcccacctgcactaactggtctgaatagattgtctcgtctcatggattcatatgttgatgaccatataaatgttgcaaatttacgatgaaagctctgaatatgcgctctagcacaatgcagcactgatctagtagtttcatccgattcttctccacgaccatgtttatggggatttatgcgggaagtttatttctctgttcgttttttaacagttaggttttcaaatgaatatttgtactgtgtatcacgcaaaaatctttacagagatttaatagcgatgctgtttccgccaccactttatcgtgcaaaatacttgggactgccaggacatgatgtcttagatcgaatacgtaaaatgccgctgacaccatcgacaaaaacgttcttttttaaattacattcagagactttgcctgtgaagacttggcttcgttcaagagacatttttgtgtcgtccgttgattgtcctctgtgtgatgtgccagaaacaattgaacattgttttatagactgcagagatgcaatcttattttgggatgtgctccaacgaactcttcaaaaagactttgtgctaaattcccattccgtgcgatatctcttgccagcgagttgtaatgacgtaccattcgacatgtttctcctcattggaatgcatagcctgtggaagacgcgcatgttgcagagaaacgcagagccgatagtttcctcaacagcccacttcattaggttggtcactcagctaagagatgtctacgagcaaatggaatatcaaccagaatggtatacggcattggtgaggtgcttatccttaccgctgttctagcacacaattgaaaaatcagttatgtgatgtatccgctatagaggtgattgcgaattctgtagtgccttctgttcgtcattgtgttgcgataagagcataatcaacatattagttctttgtctgtattcaattgctttcaagtgatatcctatgttgaataaataccatgaaagaaaaaaaaaaaaagtttgtggcgcaatgggttaaacgctcggcgatctatcgtcgcggaccgagaggtcgtgggttcgattcccaaattttcTACGTTTGTGGAACTTTTtattctggtttttttttctttgtattatgttcgtgtagATTTTaaaaacgtcatatccgtggcggaaatacgtcagtgaagtc
It encodes the following:
- the LOC119405692 gene encoding calmodulin-A, coding for MERSPPTHQPEEAPMPSTGMEPPAKKARFSRSIKNLLDAHGSTRTSNGAAPEPSRRDVAVGTDGSEEFSEEELAKLRREFEWYDKDGDGQITAEDLGAMMSALGFNLTQEELEMEIAEVDRNGDGMINFSEFVAKNAGDITLPDITPRDSTPTAEEIRVIFQFIDRHGNGFLTSDELRLFFAAFDKEGLTDEEIEEFIREADTDGDGKISYDEFVALMTSM